The nucleotide window CGCATCCACCTCGGCCAGCAGGTCCTTGCAGCGCTCGTAGCAGGCCTGGCCGTCCTGCGTGAGCTGCACGCGCCGCGTGGTGCGGTGCAGCAGCCGCGTGCCCAGTTGCGCCTCCAGTTGCTGGATGGCGGTGGAGGCGCTGGCCTTGGGCAGGCCCAGCGCCTGCGCCGCCTGCGTGAAGCTGGCGAGTTCGGCCACGCGCGTGAAGATGTGCATGCGCTCCAGGGGGTTCATTGTTCTTCCTGCATGAACGATGTGGTCTATTTTCAGGGATTTATCTCGATTCGATCTCCCAATAAAGTGCATGCCATCTCTTTGGCTCCCGCACTCTGGAAAGGACCTCGCCATGACCGCCTCCACTCCCGCACCCACCCCCATCGCCCTGATCACCGGCGCCAGCCGGGGCCTGGGCCGCAACGCGGCGCTGCATGCCGCGCGCGCCGGCATCGACGTGATCGTCACCTACCGCAGCCAGGCCGCCGAAGCCCAGGCCGTGGTGGCTGAGATCGAGGCCCTGGGCCGCCGCGCGCTGGCCCTGCCGCTGGACGTGGCGCACAGCGGCGGCTTCGCGGCCTTCGCCGCGCGGGTGCAGGACGCCCTGCGCCAGCACTGGCAGCGCGAGCGCTTCGACTTCCTGGTGAACAACGCCGGCATCGGCATCCACACCCCGTTCATGGAGACCACCGAGGCGCAGTTCGACGAACTGGTGGCCATCCACCTCAAGGGCGTGTTCTTCCTCACGCAAAAGCTGCTGCCGCTGATGAACGACGGGGGGCGGATCCTGAACGTGTCC belongs to Acidovorax sp. YS12 and includes:
- a CDS encoding SDR family oxidoreductase produces the protein MTASTPAPTPIALITGASRGLGRNAALHAARAGIDVIVTYRSQAAEAQAVVAEIEALGRRALALPLDVAHSGGFAAFAARVQDALRQHWQRERFDFLVNNAGIGIHTPFMETTEAQFDELVAIHLKGVFFLTQKLLPLMNDGGRILNVSSGLARFALPGYAAYAAMKGAVEVLTRYLAKELGARGIAVNVVAPGAIETDFGGGTVRDNAQVNAFIAAQTALGRAGQPDDIGGVIAALLAPGTGWINAQRIEASGGMFL